Proteins from one Vicia villosa cultivar HV-30 ecotype Madison, WI unplaced genomic scaffold, Vvil1.0 ctg.000015F_1_1_6_unsc, whole genome shotgun sequence genomic window:
- the LOC131621959 gene encoding uncharacterized protein LOC131621959 has protein sequence MAYWSAENATKAFLSTLKMGQKAKEPSVTEYISALAAGNNAQLMVVASAAAADSTTLALIAAANQTNGNVICIVPNNEDLIASKNFLGVAANKVKFMVRKEAQELMVFNKADFVAIDCNLVNHEEIVKLVQIGAGNKKNSVVVVGYNAFNCKGSWRSFGSKTQLLPIGEGLLVTRFGSGMSKSGRSRWIVKFDKFTGEEHVYRVRLPQGKVI, from the coding sequence GGTCAAAAGGCAAAAGAACCATCTGTTACTGAATATATATCAGCCCTAGCAGCTGGAAATAATGCACAATTAATGGTTGTTGCTTCTGCTGCTGCAGCTGAttcaacaacacttgcactgaTTGCTGCTGCTAATCAAACTAATGGAAATGTAATTTGTATTGTACCAAACAATGAAGATCTAATTGCATCCAAGAATTTCCTAGGAGTAGCTGCTAATAAGGTGAAGTTCATGGTTCGAAAAGAAGCTCAAGAATTAATGGTATTTAACAAAGCTGATTTTGTTGCAATTGATTGTAATCTTGTGAACCATGAAGAGATTGTTAAATTAGTACAAATCGGCGCAGGTAATAAGAAAAATAGTGTAGTTGTAGTTGGCTATAATGCATTTAATTGTAAAGGGTCTTGGAGATCTTTTGGATCAAAAACTCAGTTGCTTCCTATAGGAGAAGGATTGTTggtgacaagatttggatcaggAATGAGTAAGAGTGGTCGAAGCCGGTGGATTGTGAAGTTTGATAAATTTACTGGTGAAGAACATGTTTATAGAGTTAGACTTCCACAAGGAAAAGTTATTTAA